The following proteins come from a genomic window of Geminicoccaceae bacterium SCSIO 64248:
- the istA gene encoding IS21 family transposase, translated as MIKLGEMMMILDLHRQGLSVSAIARQTGADRKTVRKYIERGLEAPVYGPRKPRQTVIDPFTAYLRERVTSYPGLTGRRLFRQLKAIGYDGGYTAVTDFLRDVRPAPERGFEVRFETPPGEQAQVDFARFHVVFTDEPTTPRIVWLFSLVLGFSRLIWARFVVHQDLATVLRCHVAAFEALGGAPRDVLYDRMKTAVIGEGETGGIVYNRALVDLARHYGFHPKACRPYRAKTKGKVERPFRYIREDFFLARSFRNLDDLNAQLRYWLETVANPRVHATTRRVVNDAFAEERPHLRPLPLAPFRSVLKLERRISREGMVSVGGNAYSVPDATTRRVVEVHTLAEEVRIFEDGALIAAHPVLEGRHQRRVEPGHRRIQVRQHRHGSSDAIVMRGTGDTVAQRPLAFYDAVGRAMAEVRS; from the coding sequence GTGATCAAGCTCGGGGAGATGATGATGATCTTGGATTTGCATCGGCAGGGCCTGTCGGTGTCGGCGATCGCCAGGCAGACAGGTGCCGATCGCAAGACGGTGCGCAAATACATCGAGCGCGGCCTGGAGGCACCGGTCTATGGCCCCCGCAAGCCGCGCCAGACGGTGATCGATCCCTTCACGGCCTATCTGCGCGAACGGGTGACGAGCTATCCCGGCCTCACCGGGCGTCGGCTGTTCCGGCAGTTGAAGGCGATCGGCTATGACGGAGGCTACACCGCCGTCACCGACTTCCTGCGCGACGTCCGCCCAGCTCCGGAGCGCGGCTTCGAGGTGCGCTTCGAGACCCCACCCGGCGAGCAGGCCCAGGTCGATTTCGCCCGGTTCCACGTCGTCTTCACCGATGAGCCGACCACGCCGCGGATCGTCTGGCTGTTCTCGCTGGTGCTCGGCTTCAGCCGGCTGATCTGGGCGCGTTTCGTCGTCCATCAGGATCTGGCGACGGTCCTGCGTTGCCATGTCGCCGCCTTCGAGGCTCTGGGCGGCGCGCCGCGCGATGTGCTCTACGATCGCATGAAGACGGCGGTCATCGGCGAGGGCGAGACCGGCGGCATCGTCTACAATCGCGCCCTCGTCGATCTGGCCCGTCATTACGGCTTCCACCCGAAGGCCTGCCGGCCCTATCGCGCCAAGACGAAAGGAAAGGTCGAGCGGCCGTTCCGCTACATCCGCGAGGACTTCTTCCTGGCCCGATCGTTCCGCAATCTCGACGACCTGAACGCGCAGCTCCGGTATTGGCTGGAGACGGTGGCCAATCCGAGGGTCCATGCCACCACAAGACGCGTCGTCAACGACGCCTTCGCCGAGGAGCGGCCGCATCTGCGGCCGTTGCCCTTGGCGCCGTTCCGGTCGGTCCTCAAGCTCGAGCGGCGCATCTCGCGCGAGGGCATGGTCAGTGTCGGCGGCAATGCCTACAGCGTGCCCGACGCCACCACCCGTCGCGTCGTCGAGGTCCATACCCTGGCCGAGGAGGTCCGCATCTTCGAGGACGGCGCGCTGATCGCCGCGCATCCGGTCCTCGAAGGGCGCCACCAGCGCCGGGTCGAGCCTGGCCATCGCAGGATCCAGGTTCGCCAGCACCGGCATGGCTCGAGCGACGCCATCGTCATGCGCGGCACCGGCGACACGGTCGCCCAGCGCCCGCTCGCCTTCTACGACGCTGTCGGCCGGGCGATGGCGGAGGTCCGGTCATGA
- the istB gene encoding IS21-like element helper ATPase IstB yields MTASLDVTPSTVDRIRHDLVGLRMPRALEALDHVLRRLEQGEIAALEAIDILLSEELTLRENSRIKTALRMGRLATIKTLAGFDFAFQPSLDRDRILTLAQLGFVARCEVIHLLGPPGTGKSHLAIALGVEAVKAGKSVYFCTLAELIAALARAEREGRLQERIRFFCRPSLLVVDEIGYLPVVSGGGNLFFQLVNARYERGAMILTSNRGFAEWGDVFGDPVVATALLDRLLHHAVVVQIEGASYRLRQHAELMPEHVRSKATITPPSLAPTSRPRGRPPKNTSHPATA; encoded by the coding sequence ATGACCGCATCGCTGGACGTCACGCCCTCCACGGTCGATCGGATCCGCCACGATCTCGTCGGTCTGAGGATGCCACGAGCGCTGGAGGCGCTCGATCATGTCCTGCGCCGGCTGGAGCAGGGCGAGATCGCTGCCCTCGAGGCGATCGACATCCTCCTGTCGGAAGAGTTGACCCTGCGCGAGAACAGCCGGATCAAGACGGCGCTGCGCATGGGGCGTCTGGCGACCATCAAGACGCTGGCGGGCTTCGACTTCGCCTTCCAGCCCTCGCTCGACCGCGATCGCATCCTGACGCTGGCCCAACTCGGCTTCGTCGCCCGCTGCGAGGTCATCCACCTTCTCGGCCCGCCCGGCACCGGCAAAAGCCATCTGGCGATCGCGCTCGGGGTCGAGGCGGTCAAGGCCGGCAAGAGCGTCTACTTCTGCACGCTGGCCGAGCTCATCGCAGCCCTCGCCCGCGCCGAACGCGAAGGCCGCCTGCAGGAACGCATTCGCTTCTTCTGCCGGCCATCCCTGCTCGTCGTCGACGAGATCGGCTACCTGCCGGTCGTGTCCGGCGGCGGCAATCTGTTCTTCCAGCTCGTCAACGCCCGCTACGAGAGGGGTGCGATGATCCTCACCTCCAACCGTGGCTTCGCCGAATGGGGCGATGTCTTCGGCGATCCCGTCGTCGCCACGGCCCTGTTGGATCGCCTGCTTCATCATGCCGTCGTCGTCCAGATCGAAGGCGCGAGCTATCGGTTGCGCCAGCACGCTGAACTCATGCCCGAGCACGTCCGCTCCAAGGCGACCATCACCCCGCCCTCGCTCGCTCCCACGTCTCGGCCCCGCGGCCGTCCGCCCAAAAACACCTCTCACCCCGCGACAGCCTGA
- a CDS encoding MucR family transcriptional regulator has product MQMVEAQYEHVTLTLHADIARVPSAQIQKSTPLCAFSSFTQTATCLLEQQHGDSFVSSTVRPTLEFFMMATLPAADAASDEAVLRLDLTARIVAAYVGNNAVHRDELTPLLATVHRAVSELGQESPAVEPERPKPAVPIRRSVTPDYLICLEDGKKLKMLKRYLQSRHGLSAAEYRQRWGLPADYPMVAPAYSQARSRMAKALGLGRGGKTPDAESASLPPAKRPRRSRKADPSAP; this is encoded by the coding sequence ATGCAAATGGTGGAGGCGCAATATGAACACGTCACGCTGACGCTCCATGCCGACATTGCTCGCGTACCGTCCGCGCAGATACAGAAATCGACGCCCCTTTGCGCTTTCAGTTCCTTCACGCAGACTGCGACTTGCTTGCTGGAACAGCAACACGGCGATAGCTTTGTCAGCTCAACTGTCAGACCGACCCTGGAGTTTTTCATGATGGCGACGCTGCCGGCCGCCGATGCCGCCTCGGACGAAGCAGTCTTGCGTTTGGATCTGACCGCGCGGATCGTCGCCGCCTATGTCGGCAACAACGCGGTTCATCGGGACGAGCTCACCCCCTTGTTGGCCACGGTCCATCGCGCCGTCAGCGAACTGGGGCAAGAGTCGCCAGCGGTCGAACCGGAACGTCCGAAACCGGCAGTGCCGATCCGGCGCTCGGTCACGCCCGACTATCTGATCTGCCTCGAGGACGGCAAGAAGCTGAAAATGCTCAAACGGTACCTTCAGTCCCGTCATGGCTTGTCAGCCGCCGAGTACCGCCAGAGATGGGGCCTGCCGGCCGACTACCCGATGGTGGCCCCAGCCTATTCGCAGGCGCGGTCCAGAATGGCCAAGGCGTTGGGTCTGGGCCGGGGCGGGAAGACACCGGATGCTGAGTCCGCCTCCCTGCCACCCGCCAAGCGTCCCCGTCGGTCCCGCAAGGCGGACCCCAGCGCCCCATGA
- a CDS encoding transglutaminase family protein, whose translation MAISVTIRHRTTYRYHLPVRLGQHRLLLRPRETPDIRLISHALTLTPGATVTWAHDVAGNAVATATFPEVTDCLLIDSLATIDHTAAAWPIFDIAASAITYPFLYSNDEWTDLGALTVQQYPDTLGRLHSWTRSFTGSHPIDTLVLLKELSHGIADRIGYESRNDEGTQSPLQTLDRGRGSCRDFAVLFVEAVRSLGFGARIVSGYLKTSLEDTIGSDGAGSTHAWAEVFVPGAGWISSDPTNRSMGSFNLIPVAVGRDIRQVMPVTGSFAGPSHAFEDMSVNVLVTS comes from the coding sequence TTGGCAATCTCGGTCACCATCCGCCATAGAACGACTTATCGCTACCATTTGCCTGTGCGCCTTGGACAGCATCGGTTGCTGCTTCGACCACGTGAGACTCCCGATATTCGCCTGATATCCCACGCTTTGACGCTCACTCCAGGCGCAACAGTGACCTGGGCTCACGATGTCGCCGGCAATGCGGTTGCCACGGCCACGTTCCCCGAGGTCACCGATTGCCTCTTGATCGATAGCCTAGCGACAATTGACCATACCGCCGCTGCTTGGCCGATCTTCGATATCGCGGCGTCCGCCATCACCTATCCGTTCCTCTACTCCAACGATGAATGGACGGATCTCGGTGCGCTGACGGTTCAGCAGTATCCCGACACGCTTGGGCGATTGCATAGTTGGACACGTTCTTTTACTGGCTCTCATCCGATCGATACCCTCGTCCTGCTAAAAGAGCTCAGCCATGGCATTGCGGATAGGATAGGGTACGAAAGTCGAAATGACGAAGGCACACAATCACCGCTCCAAACTCTTGATCGCGGTCGGGGATCCTGTCGGGATTTTGCCGTTCTTTTTGTTGAGGCCGTGCGCAGTCTCGGCTTTGGTGCACGGATTGTATCTGGCTATCTGAAAACCTCACTGGAGGACACTATTGGCTCAGACGGAGCCGGTTCGACTCATGCCTGGGCGGAAGTCTTCGTCCCAGGTGCGGGCTGGATCAGCTCCGATCCGACAAATCGTAGTATGGGCAGCTTCAATCTGATACCCGTCGCCGTTGGGCGTGACATCCGACAGGTGATGCCCGTCACCGGCAGTTTTGCTGGCCCGAGCCATGCCTTCGAAGACATGTCCGTCAATGTTCTCGTTACATCTTAG
- a CDS encoding recombinase family protein, protein MRSTAPPHRLIGYARVSTGEQDTHAQRLELEAAGCSTIVQERGSGASRTRPELARLLQIIQPGDILIVVRLDRLARSVSHLLEVIESLERKGAHFRSLHDPIDTSTPQGMFSLQVLGAVAQLERALIAERTKAGMAAARARGRLPGNPGLRNGSIAARHAVGQARDRAYLNGLLGSVDRWLPTVQRLRPHQSWSDVARILNGRGLGPWTTERLRRAVKRLVQEKLADPALLAIAPRRTSADRLAVLIQGIAQANPDLSLRAIAAQLEAMHERTPRGGHRWNASSVKHLLGRGLQTQI, encoded by the coding sequence ATGCGCTCGACCGCCCCGCCCCACCGCCTGATCGGCTATGCGCGTGTCTCGACCGGCGAGCAGGACACTCACGCTCAGCGACTCGAGCTCGAGGCGGCCGGCTGCAGCACTATCGTTCAGGAGCGCGGCTCCGGCGCCTCGCGGACCCGGCCCGAGCTCGCTCGACTGCTGCAGATCATCCAGCCCGGTGACATCCTGATCGTCGTCCGGCTCGATCGCCTGGCCCGCTCGGTCAGCCATCTGCTCGAGGTGATCGAGAGCCTCGAGCGCAAGGGCGCGCATTTTCGGTCGCTGCACGATCCGATTGACACCTCTACTCCTCAGGGGATGTTCTCGCTCCAGGTTCTGGGTGCCGTCGCCCAACTCGAGCGCGCGCTGATCGCCGAGCGCACCAAAGCCGGCATGGCGGCCGCCCGTGCACGAGGTCGCCTGCCCGGCAATCCCGGCCTGCGCAACGGCTCAATCGCGGCCCGCCACGCGGTCGGTCAGGCGCGCGACCGTGCCTATCTCAATGGGCTGCTCGGCTCCGTGGACCGCTGGCTGCCAACCGTGCAACGCCTGCGGCCGCACCAGTCTTGGAGCGATGTCGCGCGCATCCTCAACGGTCGGGGGCTTGGACCTTGGACCACCGAGCGGCTACGACGTGCGGTCAAGCGCCTGGTGCAGGAGAAGCTTGCGGATCCTGCCCTGCTCGCAATCGCACCGCGTCGGACCAGCGCCGATCGCCTCGCGGTCCTGATCCAAGGCATCGCCCAAGCCAACCCGGATCTGTCGCTGCGGGCCATCGCCGCCCAGCTCGAGGCCATGCACGAGCGCACGCCACGCGGAGGGCATCGCTGGAACGCCTCGTCGGTCAAGCATCTGCTGGGGCGAGGACTCCAAACGCAGATTTAA
- a CDS encoding ABC transporter ATP-binding protein — protein MSRTGETIARFDHVTKAFDKAVAVDDLNLDIGVGDFVTLLGPSGCGKTTTLRILGGFEVPTKGRVLLDGVDVTRQPPNRRHVNMVFQDYALFPHMTVGENIAFGLELKGSTRSEIDIRTRELLDFLQLGNMRERMPDQLSGGQRQRVALARALAPDPKLLLLDEPLGALDAKLRAQVQVELKEIQRRTGKTFVFVTHDQDEALTMSDRIIVMNHGKIEQDGTPEDLYSRPRSRFVAEFIGETNLIAGTVRSTDATSVVIDWQGVPIRGASPEHRLAEGADVTASLRPECVSCHAEPPVTEGAIEGRIVRRLFKGSRTSVDVRLAHETGPTLKAYLHPRHVGSAEDQRIWVTWQPDHLAVLQD, from the coding sequence ATGAGCCGAACCGGGGAGACGATCGCGCGCTTCGACCACGTGACCAAGGCGTTCGACAAAGCAGTCGCGGTCGACGACTTGAACCTCGATATTGGTGTCGGGGATTTCGTCACCCTGCTTGGGCCGTCCGGCTGCGGCAAGACGACAACGCTTCGTATCCTGGGTGGCTTCGAGGTGCCGACCAAGGGTCGTGTTCTGCTGGATGGTGTCGATGTCACACGCCAGCCGCCCAACCGCCGCCATGTGAACATGGTCTTCCAGGACTACGCCCTGTTTCCGCACATGACCGTTGGCGAGAACATCGCGTTCGGCCTTGAGCTGAAGGGAAGCACGCGCTCCGAGATCGACATACGCACGCGCGAGCTGCTCGACTTCCTGCAACTCGGCAACATGCGCGAGCGGATGCCCGACCAGCTATCAGGAGGGCAAAGGCAGCGCGTCGCCCTGGCCAGGGCGCTGGCTCCCGACCCTAAGCTACTCCTGCTCGACGAGCCTCTGGGTGCTCTCGATGCGAAGCTTCGTGCCCAGGTGCAGGTTGAGCTCAAGGAGATTCAGCGCCGAACTGGTAAGACCTTCGTCTTCGTGACCCACGACCAGGACGAGGCGTTGACGATGTCGGATCGAATCATCGTCATGAATCACGGCAAGATCGAACAGGACGGCACGCCGGAAGACCTTTACTCGCGTCCGCGCAGCCGTTTCGTCGCCGAGTTCATCGGCGAGACCAACCTCATCGCTGGCACCGTCCGTAGTACGGACGCGACGTCCGTCGTGATTGATTGGCAGGGCGTGCCTATCCGTGGTGCTTCGCCCGAGCACCGCTTGGCCGAAGGTGCCGATGTGACGGCCTCTCTACGGCCGGAGTGCGTCTCCTGCCACGCGGAACCTCCGGTGACCGAAGGCGCCATCGAGGGACGGATCGTTCGACGGCTGTTCAAGGGGAGCCGCACGTCGGTCGACGTTAGGCTAGCGCACGAGACCGGCCCCACCCTCAAGGCCTATCTTCACCCGCGGCATGTAGGCAGTGCGGAGGATCAGCGCATTTGGGTAACTTGGCAGCCTGATCATCTGGCTGTGCTCCAAGATTAG
- a CDS encoding ABC transporter permease — MTRNSRVVLSVVYWAFIVYLFVPLVLMVTMGFKDSRFVGFPIREWTFDWYVALFQSTEILDAFAYTMIIALSTTALSLVIGTWVACFLGPRRFPGKFLVFALACLPAVIPGIISAISLRIYIQLLQIDAGISAIIFGHTVHNVPFVALVVMARLATLPKSQIEAAHDLGADDIITFARITLPYLKPALIGAGVFCMLLSFDDFTRSFFLGSYQPTLPVLIFAKLRAGMSPEINAVSTVVLVVTAVLGIWAERSMRMTKRPSS; from the coding sequence ATGACCCGGAACTCGCGCGTTGTCCTGTCCGTCGTCTACTGGGCCTTCATCGTCTACCTTTTCGTGCCCCTCGTGCTGATGGTCACGATGGGGTTCAAAGACTCACGGTTTGTCGGCTTTCCCATCCGCGAATGGACGTTTGATTGGTATGTCGCGCTCTTTCAGAGCACCGAAATCCTGGACGCCTTCGCCTATACGATGATCATCGCGCTCTCGACCACCGCGCTTTCGCTGGTGATCGGCACCTGGGTCGCCTGCTTCCTCGGTCCACGGCGCTTTCCCGGCAAGTTCCTCGTCTTTGCGCTCGCCTGCCTGCCTGCCGTCATCCCCGGCATCATCTCGGCTATTTCGCTGCGCATCTATATCCAGCTTCTTCAGATCGACGCGGGCATATCGGCGATCATCTTCGGACACACCGTCCACAACGTGCCGTTCGTGGCTCTCGTGGTCATGGCTCGCTTAGCCACCTTGCCCAAGAGCCAGATCGAGGCGGCGCACGATCTGGGCGCCGACGACATCATCACCTTCGCCCGCATCACGTTGCCTTATCTCAAGCCGGCTTTGATCGGCGCCGGGGTGTTCTGCATGCTGCTCAGTTTCGATGATTTCACCCGCTCGTTCTTTCTCGGCAGTTACCAGCCGACCCTGCCCGTGCTGATCTTCGCGAAACTGCGTGCCGGCATGTCGCCCGAGATCAACGCGGTCTCAACCGTCGTGCTGGTCGTCACGGCTGTCCTGGGAATCTGGGCGGAGCGCTCCATGCGCATGACCAAAAGACCGTCGTCATGA
- a CDS encoding ABC transporter permease — MIPTQAEPADVTRAASGSSRRVFWGAMLENAAYTAVSGLLLGSRRRQIALLASLPLLWIAFANVGPIAQMVWISFLDSYPPRAGYVPQMTLANWARFFQEQIFLVPYFRTLGYAAVFTVATLIITYPVAYFLAKHVKRSNQLLFLLLLLIPFWVGEIVRTFAIMILLGNNGAINIALRSLGLIDRPIPFMYTTFSLGVGIIYLTALYMLLPLYSALEKIPNSYREAAADLGAGPWTRFWRVILPLSREGIASGCTLVFLISTGYYAAPVLLGGPGTTVFAETIAGFFHVAGDQWPTGAAFSTIMLISALVITGLFLKLMSRGGTGLMK, encoded by the coding sequence ATGATCCCTACCCAAGCCGAGCCCGCCGACGTTACCCGGGCGGCCTCAGGGTCGTCGCGCCGAGTGTTCTGGGGCGCGATGCTGGAGAACGCTGCCTATACCGCTGTGAGCGGTCTCTTGTTAGGCAGCCGGCGCCGGCAGATCGCCCTGCTCGCCAGCCTGCCGCTTTTGTGGATCGCGTTCGCCAATGTCGGACCAATCGCGCAGATGGTCTGGATCAGCTTTCTCGATTCCTACCCGCCACGGGCGGGCTACGTGCCGCAGATGACGCTCGCGAACTGGGCACGGTTCTTTCAGGAACAGATTTTCCTGGTTCCCTATTTCCGGACGCTCGGATACGCAGCTGTCTTCACGGTTGCGACGCTGATCATCACCTATCCCGTCGCGTATTTCCTGGCCAAGCACGTCAAGCGCAGCAACCAACTGCTTTTCCTGCTCCTGCTGCTGATCCCGTTCTGGGTCGGCGAGATCGTGCGCACCTTCGCGATCATGATCCTGCTCGGCAACAACGGCGCGATCAACATTGCCCTGCGTTCGCTCGGGCTGATCGATCGGCCTATCCCGTTCATGTACACGACCTTCTCGCTCGGCGTCGGCATCATTTACCTGACTGCCCTTTATATGCTTCTTCCCCTCTATTCGGCGCTCGAGAAGATTCCCAACAGCTATCGTGAGGCCGCGGCCGACCTCGGTGCTGGACCATGGACCCGGTTCTGGCGCGTGATCCTACCACTCTCGAGAGAGGGCATCGCGTCGGGCTGCACCCTCGTCTTCCTCATCTCGACCGGCTATTACGCGGCGCCCGTCCTGCTGGGCGGTCCCGGCACCACCGTGTTCGCCGAGACCATCGCCGGCTTCTTCCATGTCGCGGGCGATCAGTGGCCCACAGGTGCCGCCTTCTCGACGATCATGCTAATCAGCGCCCTGGTCATCACCGGCCTGTTCCTCAAGCTCATGAGCCGCGGAGGCACGGGGTTGATGAAATGA
- a CDS encoding extracellular solute-binding protein — MGATLLAAPAILRGRAARASGVVNVWTYANFLPQEFKDEFQNDTGIQIQERLVDDQGKQFNLLAAEQPRPTVDILTVAGHRFLQFIDAGLLTPLDTGRLGNWANINPVFSESDWATIRGEKWGAPILSGAEVLAYNTEVVTPEEVTSWEAMFDPTYEGQTAYIIQDMMSVVMLYKGYDGNMIEYMGQPDRAAEVVREARDFLIANKSMVRKFYESGAEIQQMFINQDVTLAHAWNGPISKLIMDGLPIAMTIPKEGTYGFVYTFNIPANAPNADNAYTFLDAVLARPEIGAAMTRTSGFISTMKGAGDHLSELEQKASSFTEEELAGLQFFRSEANDMKYGLIDPAVEEIKAA, encoded by the coding sequence ATGGGAGCCACACTTCTCGCCGCGCCTGCCATTCTACGCGGCCGAGCGGCCCGTGCGTCCGGCGTCGTGAACGTCTGGACCTACGCGAATTTCCTGCCGCAGGAGTTCAAAGACGAGTTCCAGAATGACACCGGCATTCAGATCCAGGAACGCCTCGTCGACGACCAGGGCAAGCAGTTCAATCTCCTGGCCGCCGAGCAGCCGCGGCCCACGGTCGACATCCTGACCGTTGCCGGGCACCGCTTCCTGCAGTTCATCGACGCGGGCTTGCTGACTCCGCTCGATACCGGACGTCTGGGCAACTGGGCGAACATCAATCCGGTCTTCTCCGAGAGCGACTGGGCGACCATCAGAGGCGAGAAGTGGGGAGCGCCGATCCTGTCCGGCGCCGAGGTCCTCGCCTACAACACGGAAGTCGTCACTCCTGAAGAGGTCACAAGCTGGGAGGCCATGTTCGATCCGACCTATGAAGGGCAGACCGCCTACATCATCCAGGACATGATGTCCGTGGTCATGCTCTACAAAGGGTATGACGGCAACATGATCGAATACATGGGACAGCCGGATAGGGCGGCCGAGGTCGTGCGCGAAGCCCGCGACTTCCTAATCGCCAACAAGTCCATGGTTCGTAAGTTCTACGAATCCGGGGCCGAGATCCAACAGATGTTCATCAATCAGGACGTCACGCTCGCCCATGCCTGGAACGGGCCGATCTCGAAGCTGATCATGGATGGCTTGCCGATCGCCATGACGATCCCCAAGGAGGGCACCTACGGCTTCGTCTACACCTTCAACATCCCGGCCAACGCGCCGAACGCAGACAACGCCTATACATTCCTGGACGCCGTTCTGGCGCGGCCCGAGATCGGCGCGGCGATGACGCGGACATCCGGCTTCATCTCAACCATGAAGGGCGCCGGCGATCATCTCTCGGAGTTGGAGCAGAAGGCTTCCTCCTTTACCGAGGAGGAACTTGCCGGGCTGCAATTCTTCCGCTCGGAAGCGAACGACATGAAATACGGGCTCATCGACCCGGCCGTCGAGGAAATCAAGGCGGCGTGA
- a CDS encoding NAD/NADP octopine/nopaline dehydrogenase family protein, producing MTSAGMVPSKAYHVTVGIVGAGAIALGAAALIESTGRRAILWSPSGEGTRSLASGEPLVATGAVEGEFRPGIASSAEDLARQSDVLMIAVPAYGHRSVMDAIAPHVHSGQTVLISSHASFGALYLSRRLAARGVIVPVVAWGTTVTTGRRPGPAEVSVNTVRSKVDCCTVPATRGAGGLAVCRAVFGDRFVERDGLLAIALSNLNPQNHLGIALGNMTRMEHGEHWGQGLNVTPNVGRLLEALDRERLSIAEALGLSVRTIFDHFHLSFHVPVDSVSAMNQQMHREGRGGVGPATADSRYVTEDVPYGLVATVELGRMTGRPAVLHDAGVQIFSAMYGRDFRSENDLLATLDLDVMSLDALQTLSREGYGAQSDAER from the coding sequence ATGACGAGCGCGGGCATGGTCCCTTCCAAGGCCTATCACGTCACGGTCGGCATCGTTGGCGCGGGTGCGATCGCGCTGGGAGCCGCAGCCCTGATCGAGAGCACGGGCCGTCGGGCGATCCTATGGTCGCCTTCGGGCGAGGGAACACGATCTCTGGCCAGCGGCGAACCGTTGGTGGCGACGGGTGCCGTCGAGGGTGAGTTCCGTCCCGGCATAGCGTCGTCGGCGGAGGATCTGGCTAGGCAATCGGACGTGCTGATGATCGCGGTGCCGGCCTACGGTCATAGAAGCGTCATGGACGCGATCGCGCCTCATGTGCACTCCGGCCAGACCGTGCTGATCAGCTCGCATGCATCCTTCGGCGCGCTCTATCTGTCCCGCCGACTCGCCGCGCGTGGTGTCATCGTCCCGGTCGTCGCCTGGGGCACGACGGTCACGACCGGACGGCGCCCGGGTCCGGCCGAAGTGAGCGTCAACACCGTGCGCAGCAAGGTCGATTGCTGTACCGTGCCAGCGACACGCGGTGCCGGAGGTCTCGCGGTCTGCCGGGCCGTGTTCGGCGATCGATTCGTCGAGCGCGACGGCCTGCTCGCCATCGCGCTCAGCAACCTCAATCCGCAGAACCATCTCGGTATCGCGCTCGGCAACATGACCCGCATGGAGCATGGCGAGCATTGGGGGCAGGGGCTCAACGTCACCCCCAATGTTGGTCGCCTGCTCGAAGCGCTCGACCGTGAGCGGCTCTCGATCGCCGAGGCGCTCGGGCTGTCGGTACGCACGATCTTCGATCATTTCCATCTGTCGTTTCATGTCCCCGTCGACAGTGTGTCGGCCATGAATCAGCAGATGCATCGCGAAGGACGGGGCGGCGTCGGGCCGGCGACGGCGGACTCGCGCTACGTCACCGAAGATGTCCCCTATGGCTTGGTGGCGACGGTTGAGCTCGGCCGCATGACAGGCCGGCCGGCCGTGCTGCACGACGCCGGCGTCCAGATCTTCTCGGCCATGTATGGCCGCGATTTCAGGTCCGAGAATGATCTTTTGGCAACGCTGGACCTGGACGTGATGTCGCTCGACGCGTTGCAGACGCTGTCCCGTGAAGGCTACGGCGCGCAATCTGACGCCGAACGATAG
- a CDS encoding peroxidase-related enzyme (This protein belongs to a clade of uncharacterized proteins related to peroxidases such as the alkylhydroperoxidase AhpD.), which yields MTKVLHAFTTEVPEWRPRVKPVALADATPAQLEALQVTPSNTKVSDYVLVLAHDVETLKVRSPLFNAIMYGRGGLSRAERELGAVGASLVNRCIYCAAVHASRYNQLAKDGAVMEAVFAGDEDARLDERQSAILRFATRLSRAPSEAGLEDVRRLKDAGLSDAEVLDLILSASLFGWANRLMHTLGDPLAGDRTDAGSGQ from the coding sequence ATGACCAAGGTTCTGCACGCGTTCACGACCGAGGTTCCGGAATGGCGCCCGCGCGTGAAGCCGGTCGCACTTGCCGACGCGACGCCTGCGCAACTGGAGGCGTTGCAGGTGACGCCCTCCAACACCAAGGTCTCCGATTACGTGCTGGTGCTTGCCCATGACGTCGAGACCCTCAAGGTGCGCTCGCCCTTGTTCAACGCCATCATGTACGGCCGTGGCGGCTTGTCACGTGCCGAGCGTGAACTCGGAGCGGTCGGGGCGTCCCTAGTCAACCGCTGCATCTATTGCGCGGCCGTCCATGCCAGCCGCTACAACCAGCTGGCCAAGGATGGGGCAGTCATGGAAGCGGTTTTCGCGGGCGACGAGGACGCGAGGCTCGATGAGCGGCAATCCGCGATCCTGCGTTTTGCCACCCGTCTTTCGCGCGCGCCTAGCGAAGCGGGTCTGGAGGATGTCCGGCGCCTGAAGGATGCCGGCCTGTCGGACGCTGAAGTCCTGGACCTGATCCTCTCGGCTTCGCTGTTCGGTTGGGCGAACCGCCTGATGCACACGCTTGGCGACCCCCTTGCCGGGGATCGGACAGATGCTGGAAGCGGCCAGTAG